In one window of Eleutherodactylus coqui strain aEleCoq1 chromosome 10, aEleCoq1.hap1, whole genome shotgun sequence DNA:
- the LOC136580359 gene encoding ras-related protein Rab-38-like isoform X1, whose amino-acid sequence MSSPKREFLFKVLIVGDLGVGKTSIIQRYVHNIYSHCYRATIGVDFALKILNWDKDTVVRLQLWDIAGQERFGHMPRLYYREAAGAFVVCDLGRTVTLQSVERWKDDLDSKVILKNGKPIPIFLLGNKSDLPPYGTRIQNVEGLGRELEFTDCYMTSAKDNVNIDKAMLCLIKEMIANLEDNEPTMDPNIVKPSHRNIHYTKGCSQCC is encoded by the exons ATGAGCTCCCCAAAGAGAGAGTTCCTCTTTAAAGTGCTTATAGTTGGCGACCTCGGAGTTGGCAAAACTTCTATCATACAGAGATACGTACACAACATCTACTCCCATTGCTACAGAGCTACTATTGGAGTGGATTTTGCTCTTAAGATCCTGAACTGGGATAAGGACACTGTAGTGAGGCTTCAGCTTTGGGACATTGCCG GTCAGGAGAGATTTGGGCACATGCCTCGTCTATATTACCGTGAAGCTGCTGGTGCCTTTGTGGTGTGTGACTTGGGCCGGACTGTCACATTGCAATCAGTTGAGCGTTGGAAAGATGACCTGGACTCTAAGGTTATACTGAAAAATGGAAAACCAATTCCAATATTTCTGCTTGGGAACAAAAGTGATCTGCCTCCTTACGGAACAAGAATCCAAAATGTAGAGGGCTTGGGCCGTGAGCTGGAATTCACAGATTGCTATATGACGTCTGCTAAG GATAATGTAAACATCGACAAAGCAATGTTGTGTTTAATTAAAGAAATGATTGCAAATTTGGAGGACAATGAACCTACAATGGATCCCAACATTGTTAAGCCATCTCATCGGAATATTCATTATACAAAAGGCTGCTCACAATGCTGTTAG
- the LOC136580359 gene encoding ras-related protein Rab-32-like isoform X2, with amino-acid sequence MSSPKREFLFKVLIVGDLGVGKTSIIQRYVHNIYSHCYRATIGVDFALKILNWDKDTVVRLQLWDIAGQERFGHMPRLYYREAAGAFVVCDLGRTVTLQSVERWKDDLDSKVILKNGKPIPIFLLGNKSDLPPYGTRIQNVEGLGRELEFTDCYMTSAKIVVHTLAM; translated from the exons ATGAGCTCCCCAAAGAGAGAGTTCCTCTTTAAAGTGCTTATAGTTGGCGACCTCGGAGTTGGCAAAACTTCTATCATACAGAGATACGTACACAACATCTACTCCCATTGCTACAGAGCTACTATTGGAGTGGATTTTGCTCTTAAGATCCTGAACTGGGATAAGGACACTGTAGTGAGGCTTCAGCTTTGGGACATTGCCG GTCAGGAGAGATTTGGGCACATGCCTCGTCTATATTACCGTGAAGCTGCTGGTGCCTTTGTGGTGTGTGACTTGGGCCGGACTGTCACATTGCAATCAGTTGAGCGTTGGAAAGATGACCTGGACTCTAAGGTTATACTGAAAAATGGAAAACCAATTCCAATATTTCTGCTTGGGAACAAAAGTGATCTGCCTCCTTACGGAACAAGAATCCAAAATGTAGAGGGCTTGGGCCGTGAGCTGGAATTCACAGATTGCTATATGACGTCTGCTAAG ATTGTAGTCCATACACTGGCAATGTGA